In Alphaproteobacteria bacterium, one DNA window encodes the following:
- a CDS encoding aldehyde dehydrogenase family protein — protein sequence MADTLQCISPIDGRVFVERPLADDVEIAAALARAAAAGPGWRATPLRERCAILSRAVENLAMDTNAIAQELTWQMGRPIAHAPGEIAGFAERARHMIAIAPAALADITPAPQRGFTRFIRRVPLGLCFVAAPWNYPYLTAVNAVWPALLAGNTVILKPSHQTPLSAERFAAVLAQAGLPEGVYQPLHLSHAGAATMMHAADFTCFTGSVAGGRAVRQALANGFKGAGLELGGKDPAYVRHDADIDHAVENLAEGAFFNAGQSCCAIERIYVHADVYDDFTAGLIRAARRYRLGDPRERETTLGPVVRASAADFVRGQIAEAVRAGARAMVDPKTFPADRPGSAYMAPQVLINVDHSMRVMREESFGPVVGVMRVRSDAEAIALMNDSDYGLTAAVWTRDEKAALALGEQVETGTWFMNRCDYLDPALAWTGVKNSGHGCTLSPLGFEQLTRPKSFHLRTVT from the coding sequence ATGGCGGACACCCTGCAATGCATCTCGCCGATCGACGGGCGGGTCTTCGTCGAACGGCCGCTGGCGGACGATGTGGAAATCGCCGCGGCGCTGGCCCGCGCGGCGGCGGCGGGGCCCGGCTGGCGCGCCACGCCGCTGCGCGAACGCTGCGCGATCCTGTCCCGGGCGGTGGAAAACCTGGCGATGGACACCAATGCCATTGCACAGGAACTGACATGGCAGATGGGCCGTCCCATCGCCCATGCGCCTGGCGAGATCGCGGGGTTCGCCGAACGCGCGCGTCACATGATCGCCATCGCGCCGGCGGCGCTCGCCGATATCACCCCGGCGCCGCAGCGGGGTTTCACCCGTTTCATCCGCCGCGTGCCGCTGGGACTGTGCTTTGTCGCGGCGCCCTGGAACTATCCCTACCTGACGGCGGTCAACGCGGTCTGGCCGGCGCTGCTGGCGGGCAATACGGTGATCCTGAAACCGTCGCACCAGACCCCCCTGTCGGCGGAACGCTTCGCCGCCGTGCTGGCGCAGGCGGGGCTGCCGGAAGGCGTCTACCAGCCGCTGCACCTGTCCCATGCGGGCGCCGCAACGATGATGCATGCGGCGGATTTCACCTGCTTCACCGGTTCGGTTGCCGGCGGTCGCGCCGTGCGGCAGGCGCTGGCGAATGGCTTCAAAGGCGCGGGGCTGGAACTGGGCGGCAAGGACCCGGCCTATGTGCGGCATGACGCGGATATCGACCACGCGGTCGAGAACCTCGCCGAAGGCGCATTTTTCAATGCCGGGCAGTCGTGTTGCGCCATAGAACGCATCTATGTGCATGCGGATGTCTATGACGATTTCACTGCCGGGTTGATCCGCGCGGCGCGGCGCTACCGGCTGGGCGATCCGCGCGAGCGCGAAACGACCCTCGGCCCCGTGGTGCGGGCGTCCGCCGCCGATTTCGTGCGCGGCCAGATCGCCGAGGCGGTTCGGGCGGGAGCGCGGGCGATGGTCGATCCGAAAACCTTCCCCGCCGACAGGCCGGGCAGCGCCTATATGGCGCCCCAGGTGCTGATCAATGTCGACCATTCGATGCGGGTCATGCGCGAGGAGAGTTTCGGCCCGGTCGTCGGCGTGATGCGGGTGCGGTCCGACGCGGAAGCCATCGCCCTGATGAACGACAGCGACTATGGCCTGACGGCGGCGGTATGGACAAGGGACGAGAAAGCGGCGCTGGCGCTCGGCGAGCAGGTCGAGACCGGCACCTGGTTCATGAACCGCTGCGATTACCTGGATCCGGCGCTGGCCTGGACCGGCGTGAAGAATTCCGGACATGGCTGCACCCTGTCGCCGCTCGGCTTCGAACAGCTTACTCGGCCGAAATCATTCCATTTGAGGACAGTCACATGA
- a CDS encoding phytanoyl-CoA dioxygenase family protein, which yields MNKALTDEQVAAWNRDGFLYPFPLLSEAERQECLDGLARFEGWLGSRVNESRDLKWRTMPHITLPWAHKLATDPRILDVVEDLIGPDIIIYTSTFFIKESNTPTMAAWHQDTTYWGLETPIDMVTAWVALTEASPEAGCMEVLPFENGKPHQYRHRANVVENSVNRASQVITDPLDESRVEVMALKAGEFSMHHGQCTHRSGPNTAGHRRIGMGINYVPAWAKPIGRYRTAGMLVRGEDRWGYLEPLTPPKAELDAESIAAHEMAVTRYRETYLEQEPLHLKMAG from the coding sequence ATGAACAAGGCACTGACGGACGAACAGGTCGCTGCGTGGAATCGCGACGGATTCCTCTACCCCTTTCCGCTGCTCAGCGAGGCCGAACGGCAGGAATGCCTGGACGGGCTGGCGCGTTTCGAGGGCTGGCTGGGATCGCGGGTCAATGAGTCCCGGGACCTGAAATGGCGGACCATGCCGCATATCACCCTGCCCTGGGCACACAAACTGGCGACCGATCCGCGCATCCTCGACGTTGTCGAAGACCTGATCGGCCCGGATATCATTATCTACACCAGCACCTTCTTCATCAAGGAATCGAACACCCCGACGATGGCCGCATGGCATCAGGATACGACCTATTGGGGGCTGGAAACGCCGATCGACATGGTGACCGCCTGGGTCGCGCTGACCGAGGCAAGCCCGGAGGCCGGATGCATGGAAGTGCTGCCCTTTGAAAACGGCAAGCCGCACCAGTACCGCCACCGGGCGAATGTGGTGGAAAACAGCGTCAACCGGGCTTCGCAGGTCATCACCGATCCGCTGGACGAAAGCCGCGTCGAAGTCATGGCGCTGAAGGCCGGCGAGTTCTCGATGCATCACGGCCAGTGCACCCATCGCTCCGGCCCCAACACCGCGGGTCACCGCCGCATCGGCATGGGAATCAACTACGTGCCAGCCTGGGCGAAACCGATCGGCAGGTACCGGACAGCGGGGATGCTGGTGCGCGGCGAGGATCGCTGGGGCTATCTGGAGCCCCTCACCCCACCCAAGGCGGAACTGGACGCCGAGTCCATTGCCGCGCATGAAATGGCCGTGACGCGCTATCGGGAGACCTATCTGGAACAGGAACCACTGCACCTGAAAATGGCGGGTTGA
- a CDS encoding TauD/TfdA family dioxygenase, whose amino-acid sequence MTGPVLTPLGSRLGGRVDGIDLGGPLDGATLDWIRNALDNRKVLVFPRQKLDAPAFHGFASRLGELQHHVLRKYRHAEFPGLSWLTNVAQDGSVDEFGVIRATSWHTDGSYTQEPPMLGILYALEVPSRGGATIFADMCHAHDSLDAATRAKLSGLTGLHLHGAGPGGDMYDGSLADDQKEGYKDAVHPAVATHPRTGRKLLYVNATHTRKFAEMEAAESVALVKDLMTHATQPDNLYTHDWSVGDLLIWDERSTMHRGAGDYPPTDRRIKLRAIVQTLAVGIAPGGQVDQGN is encoded by the coding sequence ATGACCGGACCCGTATTGACCCCGCTCGGCAGCCGCCTCGGCGGCCGGGTCGATGGAATCGATCTCGGCGGCCCGCTCGATGGCGCAACGCTCGACTGGATCCGCAACGCGCTGGATAACCGCAAGGTGCTGGTTTTTCCCCGGCAGAAACTGGACGCGCCGGCTTTTCACGGCTTCGCCAGCCGGCTGGGGGAATTGCAGCACCACGTGCTGCGGAAATACCGGCACGCGGAATTTCCCGGTCTGTCCTGGCTGACCAATGTGGCGCAGGACGGTTCGGTCGATGAATTCGGCGTGATCCGGGCGACAAGCTGGCATACCGATGGCAGTTACACGCAGGAACCGCCGATGCTGGGTATCCTGTATGCGCTGGAGGTGCCGTCGCGCGGCGGGGCGACGATCTTCGCCGATATGTGCCATGCCCATGACAGCCTCGACGCGGCAACCAGGGCGAAGCTTTCCGGGCTGACCGGGCTGCATCTGCATGGCGCGGGGCCGGGCGGCGACATGTATGACGGCTCGCTGGCCGACGACCAGAAGGAAGGCTACAAGGACGCGGTGCATCCGGCCGTCGCCACGCATCCGCGGACCGGCCGCAAGCTGCTGTATGTGAATGCGACCCATACGCGGAAATTCGCCGAGATGGAGGCAGCGGAAAGCGTGGCGCTGGTGAAGGACCTGATGACCCATGCGACGCAGCCGGACAACCTGTATACGCATGACTGGTCGGTCGGCGACCTGCTGATCTGGGACGAACGGTCGACCATGCATCGCGGCGCCGGCGATTACCCGCCGACGGACCGGCGCATCAAGCTGCGCGCGATTGTCCAGACGCTGGCGGTCGGGATCGCCCCTGGCGGGCAAGTCGATCAGGGGAACTGA
- a CDS encoding phytanoyl-CoA dioxygenase family protein: protein MNKALTDEQIAAWNRDGFLYPFPLLSEAERQECLDGLARFEGWLGSRVNESRDLKWRTMPHITLPWAHKLATDPRILDVVEDLIGPDIIIYTSTFFIKESNTPTMAAWHQDTTYWGLETPIDMVTAWVALTEASPEAGCMEVLPFENGKPHQYRHRANVVENSVNRAAQVITDPLDESRVETMALKVGEFSVHHGQCVHRSGPNTAGHRRIGMGFHYLPAWAKPIGKFRTAGMLVRGEDRWGYLEPLSPPKAELDAESIAAHEMAVTRYRETYLEQEPLHMKMAG from the coding sequence ATGAACAAGGCTCTGACGGACGAACAGATCGCTGCGTGGAATCGCGACGGATTCCTCTACCCCTTTCCGCTGCTCAGCGAGGCCGAACGGCAGGAATGCCTGGACGGGCTGGCGCGTTTCGAGGGCTGGCTGGGATCGCGGGTCAATGAGTCCCGGGACCTGAAATGGCGGACCATGCCGCATATCACCCTGCCCTGGGCACACAAACTGGCGACCGATCCGCGCATCCTCGACGTTGTCGAAGACCTGATCGGCCCGGATATCATTATCTACACCAGCACCTTCTTCATCAAGGAATCGAACACCCCGACGATGGCCGCATGGCATCAGGATACGACCTATTGGGGGCTGGAAACGCCGATCGACATGGTGACCGCCTGGGTCGCGCTGACCGAGGCAAGCCCGGAGGCCGGATGCATGGAAGTGCTGCCCTTTGAAAACGGCAAGCCGCACCAGTACCGCCACCGGGCGAATGTGGTGGAAAACAGCGTCAACCGGGCCGCGCAGGTCATCACCGATCCGCTGGACGAAAGCCGTGTGGAAACCATGGCGCTGAAGGTGGGCGAGTTCTCTGTGCATCATGGCCAGTGCGTCCATCGGTCCGGCCCCAACACCGCCGGGCACCGGCGCATCGGCATGGGATTCCACTACCTGCCGGCTTGGGCGAAACCGATCGGGAAGTTCCGGACGGCGGGCATGCTGGTGCGCGGCGAGGATCGCTGGGGCTATCTCGAACCCCTCTCACCGCCCAAGGCGGAACTGGACGCCGAGTCCATCGCCGCACACGAAATGGCCGTGACGCGCTATCGGGAGACCTACCTGGAGCAGGAACCGCTGCATATGAAGATGGCGGGCTGA
- a CDS encoding glutamine synthetase family protein has product MAGNLDIAELTRLVDTGDIDTVLVCFPDMQGRLIGKRITGRYFLDHALHEMHVCDYLLTVDMEMEPVPGFAAASWDTGYGDFGVRPDMATLRRIPWLEATALVIGDCVDAAGNELPHSPRAMLKRQVARAQTAGLDIKMGSELEFYIFDESYESASGKGYAGLRTAGRYIEDYHIFQTTKEEGLVRAIRNGMEGAAIPIEFSKGEWGPGQAEINLRFADALEMADRHVIYKNGVKEIAWAQGRSVTFMAKFDNDLAGNSCHIHTSLWDRESSAPICADPAGLSEIFRHWIAGQMALTPALTLFFAPSVNAYKRFQSATFAPTRIAWSRDNRTAGYRLVGAGPGLRVECRIPGADCNPYLAFAATIAAGLHGIEAGMEPPEILSGDIYARDDVPEVPRTLRAAIDALDNCAELRAALGDDVVEHYLHAARWEQAESDRHVTDYDRRRMFERG; this is encoded by the coding sequence ATGGCCGGAAATCTCGATATTGCGGAGCTGACGCGACTGGTCGACACAGGCGACATCGATACGGTGCTGGTCTGCTTTCCCGACATGCAGGGGCGGCTGATCGGCAAGCGGATCACCGGGCGCTATTTCCTCGATCACGCGCTGCATGAAATGCATGTCTGCGACTACCTGCTGACGGTCGATATGGAAATGGAGCCGGTGCCCGGATTTGCCGCGGCGAGCTGGGACACCGGCTATGGCGATTTCGGCGTGCGCCCGGACATGGCGACCCTGCGCCGCATCCCCTGGCTGGAGGCGACGGCGCTGGTGATCGGCGATTGTGTCGATGCAGCCGGCAACGAGTTGCCGCACAGCCCGCGCGCGATGCTGAAGCGGCAGGTCGCCCGGGCGCAGACCGCCGGGCTGGACATCAAAATGGGTTCGGAACTGGAGTTCTACATCTTCGATGAAAGTTACGAATCCGCGTCCGGCAAGGGCTATGCCGGGCTGCGCACCGCCGGGCGCTATATCGAGGATTACCACATTTTCCAGACGACCAAGGAGGAGGGGCTGGTCCGCGCCATTCGCAACGGCATGGAAGGGGCGGCGATTCCCATCGAGTTCTCCAAGGGCGAATGGGGGCCGGGGCAGGCGGAAATCAACCTGCGTTTCGCGGATGCGCTGGAAATGGCCGACCGGCACGTGATCTACAAGAACGGGGTGAAGGAAATCGCCTGGGCGCAGGGCAGGTCCGTTACCTTCATGGCCAAATTCGACAACGACCTGGCGGGGAATTCCTGCCACATCCATACGTCACTGTGGGACAGGGAAAGCAGCGCGCCGATTTGCGCCGACCCGGCGGGGCTGTCGGAGATATTTCGCCACTGGATCGCCGGGCAGATGGCGCTCACTCCGGCGCTAACCCTGTTTTTCGCGCCGTCGGTGAACGCGTACAAACGGTTCCAGTCGGCTACCTTTGCACCGACGCGCATCGCCTGGAGCCGCGACAACCGCACCGCCGGCTACCGGCTGGTCGGGGCCGGGCCGGGATTGCGCGTGGAATGCCGGATTCCCGGCGCCGACTGCAACCCCTATCTGGCTTTCGCCGCGACCATCGCCGCCGGTCTGCACGGAATCGAGGCGGGGATGGAACCGCCGGAAATCCTCAGCGGCGATATCTATGCGCGCGACGACGTGCCGGAGGTGCCCCGCACCCTGCGCGCGGCCATCGATGCGCTGGACAATTGCGCCGAACTGCGCGCGGCGCTGGGCGACGATGTGGTGGAGCACTACCTGCACGCGGCGCGATGGGAGCAGGCGGAAAGCGACCGCCATGTCACCGATTATGACCGCCGCCGCATGTTCGAGCGCGGCTGA
- a CDS encoding mandelate racemase/muconate lactonizing enzyme family protein, which produces MKITAVRCIPLSHEVPPEKRQRSDLGTRVKNDSTIIMVDTDEGLSGMGAALGNPEVVRAIVEHELAPALIGMDPMFSERIYETMYNGSRVIPALRQGWAQPEPTRRRGTVMEAISGIDLAVWDVKARALGVPIYKALGAVRDQVRGYASGGWAPGDEAEAEMAGYAAKGFTAVKMRVVGHDGFSYEKAVRRIAAARRGIGPDVELFIDAHGALDVSTSIRLAKLVEEYDISWFEEPISPDDHAGLRLVRQATTIPIATGEREFTRFDFNDLLDHEAMDIAQPDIGRAGGFTEIRRISALTSARQVRLAPHAWSNGVLFAASIHLACHCPNCHILEVSQAHMPMMYELFEEPFDIGADGEVRPPEKPGLGFTLRKDALERFKYIPGPSSVW; this is translated from the coding sequence ATGAAAATCACTGCCGTCAGATGCATTCCCCTGTCGCATGAAGTGCCGCCCGAGAAGCGGCAGCGCAGCGATCTCGGCACCCGCGTGAAAAACGACTCGACCATCATCATGGTCGATACGGACGAGGGGCTTTCCGGCATGGGCGCGGCGCTGGGCAATCCGGAAGTGGTCCGCGCCATCGTCGAACACGAACTTGCGCCCGCCCTGATCGGCATGGACCCGATGTTCTCCGAGCGGATTTACGAGACGATGTATAACGGCTCGCGGGTTATCCCGGCGCTGCGCCAGGGCTGGGCCCAGCCGGAACCGACGCGCCGTCGCGGGACCGTCATGGAGGCGATTTCCGGCATCGACCTGGCCGTATGGGATGTGAAGGCGCGGGCGCTGGGGGTGCCGATATACAAGGCGCTGGGGGCCGTGCGGGATCAGGTGCGCGGCTATGCCTCCGGCGGTTGGGCGCCAGGCGACGAGGCGGAAGCGGAAATGGCCGGCTACGCGGCGAAGGGATTCACGGCGGTGAAGATGCGCGTCGTCGGGCATGACGGATTTTCCTACGAGAAAGCGGTGCGGCGCATCGCGGCGGCGCGGCGCGGCATCGGGCCGGATGTGGAACTGTTCATCGACGCGCATGGCGCACTGGATGTGTCCACGTCGATCAGGCTCGCAAAACTGGTCGAGGAATACGACATTTCGTGGTTCGAGGAACCGATCTCGCCCGACGATCATGCGGGGCTGCGGCTGGTGCGGCAGGCGACGACGATCCCCATCGCGACGGGGGAACGGGAATTCACCCGCTTCGATTTCAACGATCTGCTGGACCACGAGGCGATGGATATCGCCCAGCCGGATATCGGCAGGGCCGGCGGTTTCACCGAAATCCGGCGTATCTCGGCGCTGACATCCGCGCGGCAGGTGCGGCTGGCGCCGCATGCCTGGAGCAACGGGGTGCTGTTCGCGGCGTCCATCCATCTCGCCTGCCACTGCCCGAACTGCCATATCCTGGAGGTCAGCCAGGCGCATATGCCGATGATGTACGAGTTGTTCGAGGAACCGTTCGATATCGGCGCGGATGGCGAGGTCCGCCCGCCGGAAAAGCCGGGCCTCGGCTTCACCCTGCGCAAGGACGCGCTGGAGCGGTTCAAGTATATTCCGGGGCCTTCTTCGGTCTGGTAG
- a CDS encoding enoyl-CoA hydratase/isomerase family protein, which produces MSVVETERNGQILTIRLNRPERMNAIGFELRTRMAEAFTEFRTDPDLEVAVFTGAGRAFCAGEDMKESLERGAPGLDDRELPNPFMDGTLEKPVICAINGFAMGGGFMLVEKTDLRVAVKGAVFEMSEAKRWLLGGYNHGLVADLPHPIATEMALAYRFTSDRLYELGFINRLVEPDDLMPTAYEMAEHLLTLPPAARVNTVYMMRQMRQKPSPDIEKLAEALHAHGDQSDRMESRKAFAEKRKPNFKGWLKPEDRYNMPTLDSVRNKP; this is translated from the coding sequence ATGAGCGTTGTCGAAACCGAACGGAACGGCCAGATACTGACCATCCGGCTGAACCGGCCGGAACGCATGAACGCCATCGGCTTTGAATTGCGGACCCGGATGGCCGAAGCCTTCACCGAATTCCGCACGGACCCGGACCTGGAGGTCGCGGTGTTCACGGGCGCGGGCCGCGCCTTCTGCGCCGGCGAGGACATGAAGGAATCGCTGGAACGCGGCGCGCCCGGCCTCGACGACCGCGAACTGCCCAACCCCTTCATGGACGGCACCCTGGAAAAGCCGGTGATCTGCGCGATCAACGGTTTCGCCATGGGCGGCGGCTTCATGCTGGTGGAAAAAACCGACCTGCGCGTCGCGGTCAAGGGCGCGGTGTTCGAGATGTCCGAAGCCAAGCGCTGGCTGCTGGGCGGCTACAATCACGGTCTGGTCGCCGATCTGCCGCATCCGATCGCGACCGAAATGGCGCTCGCCTACCGCTTCACATCCGACCGGCTGTATGAACTGGGTTTCATCAACCGGCTGGTCGAACCCGACGACCTGATGCCCACCGCCTATGAAATGGCCGAGCACCTGCTGACCCTGCCGCCGGCCGCGCGGGTCAATACCGTCTACATGATGCGGCAGATGCGCCAGAAGCCGTCGCCCGACATCGAGAAACTGGCTGAGGCGCTGCACGCCCATGGCGACCAGTCCGACCGGATGGAATCGCGCAAGGCTTTCGCGGAGAAACGCAAGCCGAACTTCAAGGGCTGGCTGAAGCCGGAGGACCGCTACAACATGCCGACCCTGGATTCCGTGCGGAACAAGCCGTAG
- a CDS encoding glucose 1-dehydrogenase: MRLQGKSALVTGAGGGLGGAIARRFAAEGASVLCTDRDLPKAEITVAAIEKAGGIASAFPADVANAADCEAQVAETASRYGRIDIAVNNAGIGLHRLALDTSLEDWERVLRINLTGSFITAQAAARRMVAQESGRIIQIGSISGQRGNMGGIAYGASKAAVMHVCKVLAVELSGKGVMVNAIAPGPIETGLSVHGPTRRKGYLDRIPAGRYGTGEAVANAALFLASDECEWITGHVLNVDGGYGAAGLAYDPAEIAVGN, from the coding sequence ATGAGACTTCAGGGTAAATCAGCGCTGGTCACCGGGGCGGGCGGCGGCCTTGGCGGCGCGATCGCGCGGCGCTTCGCGGCCGAGGGGGCCTCGGTGCTGTGCACTGACCGGGATCTGCCGAAGGCCGAAATCACGGTCGCGGCCATCGAAAAGGCGGGCGGCATTGCCAGCGCCTTCCCGGCCGATGTTGCGAACGCCGCGGATTGCGAGGCGCAGGTGGCGGAAACCGCCAGCCGCTACGGCCGGATCGATATCGCGGTCAACAATGCCGGGATCGGGCTGCACCGGCTGGCATTGGATACCAGCCTTGAGGACTGGGAGCGCGTGCTCCGCATCAACCTGACCGGATCCTTCATCACGGCGCAGGCGGCGGCCCGGCGCATGGTGGCGCAGGAATCCGGCCGCATCATCCAGATCGGCTCGATTTCCGGCCAGCGCGGCAATATGGGCGGCATCGCCTATGGCGCCTCCAAGGCGGCGGTGATGCATGTCTGCAAGGTGCTGGCGGTGGAACTGTCCGGCAAGGGCGTGATGGTCAACGCCATCGCCCCCGGCCCCATCGAAACCGGGCTCAGCGTGCATGGGCCGACGCGCAGGAAGGGCTATCTCGACCGGATACCCGCAGGCCGCTACGGCACGGGGGAGGCGGTTGCCAATGCGGCGCTGTTCCTGGCCTCGGACGAATGCGAATGGATCACCGGGCATGTGCTGAACGTGGACGGCGGCTACGGCGCAGCCGGTCTCGCCTACGACCCGGCCGAAATCGCGGTCGGAAATTAA
- a CDS encoding SAM-dependent methyltransferase: protein MTIELQAVGAVVGGRAEPTDDDWDRETAVIALDESRFTAESLAGLEAFSHVEVVFHFDRVSEDDIQYVARHPRGNTDWPKVGIFAQRGRVRPNRIGVTVCRLVKVEGTKITVQGLDAIDGTPVLDIKPYMTGFQARGAVVEPEWAKVLMAEYW from the coding sequence ATGACAATCGAACTTCAGGCGGTCGGCGCGGTTGTCGGCGGACGGGCCGAACCGACCGACGATGACTGGGACCGCGAGACGGCGGTGATCGCGCTGGACGAGTCCCGGTTCACGGCGGAATCGCTGGCCGGGCTGGAGGCGTTTTCGCATGTCGAGGTGGTGTTTCATTTCGACCGCGTGTCGGAGGACGATATCCAGTATGTCGCCCGCCACCCGCGCGGCAACACCGACTGGCCGAAGGTCGGTATTTTCGCCCAGCGCGGCCGCGTCCGCCCGAACCGGATCGGCGTGACGGTCTGCCGGCTGGTGAAGGTGGAGGGCACGAAGATCACCGTGCAGGGGCTGGACGCCATCGACGGCACCCCCGTGCTCGATATCAAACCCTATATGACAGGCTTTCAGGCCCGCGGCGCGGTGGTGGAGCCGGAATGGGCGAAGGTGCTGATGGCGGAATACTGGTAG
- a CDS encoding phasin family protein: MTSDDKQKKYSSRGHSGAAPDADFYESVRQFWAGLPKYPLDMAQNLSGTGNRKLLDDTTTLASRMMEFGQARIQADMSFMTALAQCKQPEDVLSLQKDWFETAVRDYRETNAELVKAGMQLFSDGVEAAEDVSEEKAAPKK; the protein is encoded by the coding sequence ATGACGTCTGATGACAAACAGAAAAAATATTCGTCACGCGGTCATTCCGGTGCCGCGCCGGACGCCGATTTCTACGAGTCGGTTCGCCAGTTCTGGGCGGGGCTGCCCAAATACCCGCTGGACATGGCGCAGAATCTGAGCGGGACCGGCAACAGGAAGCTGCTCGACGATACAACCACTCTGGCCAGCCGGATGATGGAGTTCGGTCAGGCGCGGATCCAGGCCGATATGAGTTTCATGACGGCGCTGGCGCAGTGCAAGCAGCCGGAGGACGTGCTGAGCCTGCAGAAGGACTGGTTCGAAACGGCGGTCAGGGATTATCGGGAAACCAACGCCGAACTCGTCAAAGCCGGCATGCAGTTGTTCTCCGACGGAGTCGAAGCCGCCGAGGATGTCAGCGAGGAGAAGGCCGCGCCGAAGAAGTAG
- a CDS encoding iron-containing alcohol dehydrogenase, with protein MSIDPATLRGNWSYPTQVRFGPRRIRELARACRSLGMAKPLLVTDPGLAALPMVSDVLGANAAAGTPTGLFAGVQGNPVGRNVTDGVAAYRDGGHDGVIAFGGGSAIDAAKAIALMAGQTRPLFDFEDAGDNWKRVDPAGVAPVVAVPTTAGTGSEVGRASVIIDEHAAAKKIIFHPTMMPGVVISDPELTLGLPPHITAATGMDALAHCIEALCARGFHPMADGIALEGLRLVHDWLPAAHADGANLAARAHMLVAASMGATAFQKGLGAVHSISHPAGAMYGVHHGLANAVLLPYVLKFNRPAIEDRMTRLAQLLRLPDPGFDAVMEWLLNLRRILGIPHSFAEAGVSEADADVLAEAAARDPTAPGNPVPVDAAALKGIFLDCVRGKL; from the coding sequence ATGAGTATCGATCCGGCGACATTGCGGGGCAACTGGTCCTACCCGACGCAGGTGCGGTTCGGCCCGAGGCGCATCCGCGAACTGGCGCGCGCCTGCCGTTCGCTCGGCATGGCGAAGCCGCTGCTGGTGACCGATCCGGGGCTGGCGGCGCTGCCGATGGTGAGCGATGTGCTGGGCGCGAACGCGGCGGCGGGCACGCCGACGGGGCTGTTCGCCGGGGTGCAGGGAAACCCCGTCGGCCGCAATGTGACCGACGGGGTCGCGGCCTATCGCGACGGCGGCCATGACGGGGTGATCGCCTTCGGCGGCGGCAGCGCCATCGACGCGGCCAAGGCCATCGCGCTGATGGCGGGGCAGACCCGGCCGCTGTTCGATTTCGAGGATGCGGGCGACAACTGGAAACGGGTCGATCCCGCCGGGGTGGCGCCGGTCGTGGCGGTGCCAACGACGGCGGGGACTGGGTCGGAGGTTGGCCGCGCCTCCGTCATCATCGATGAACACGCGGCCGCCAAGAAGATCATCTTCCACCCGACCATGATGCCCGGCGTCGTGATTTCCGATCCGGAACTGACGCTCGGCCTGCCGCCGCATATCACTGCCGCGACCGGCATGGACGCGCTGGCGCATTGCATCGAGGCGCTTTGCGCGCGCGGATTTCACCCGATGGCGGACGGTATCGCGCTGGAAGGGCTGCGGCTGGTGCATGACTGGCTGCCCGCCGCCCATGCCGACGGGGCGAACCTCGCCGCGCGGGCGCATATGCTGGTTGCCGCCTCGATGGGGGCCACCGCGTTCCAGAAGGGGCTGGGCGCGGTGCATTCGATCAGCCACCCGGCGGGGGCGATGTACGGCGTGCATCACGGGCTCGCCAATGCGGTGCTGCTGCCCTATGTGCTGAAATTCAACCGCCCGGCGATCGAGGACCGCATGACGCGCCTCGCGCAACTGTTGAGGCTGCCTGATCCGGGATTCGATGCTGTCATGGAATGGCTCCTGAACTTGCGCCGGATACTCGGTATTCCACACAGCTTCGCCGAAGCGGGGGTGTCGGAAGCCGATGCGGACGTGCTGGCGGAAGCCGCCGCCAGGGATCCGACCGCGCCAGGGAATCCGGTGCCGGTCGACGCGGCAGCGCTGAAAGGCATATTCCTCGACTGCGTGCGTGGGAAATTATAG